Below is a genomic region from Leishmania mexicana MHOM/GT/2001/U1103 complete genome, chromosome 20.
TCGCTCCAAGAAGGGCAGCTGGCTCGGGCGTGCGTGGAGACACGTGGTGGGCTACGCCACCAACAACCTCTTGAAGATGCGCCAGGCCGACTTCCTCAACGCCTTCTCCCGCCAGCTCGAGGTGAACCCGGCGAAGGAGTCGAGCACCGTGATGGTAAGCTGTCAGTGCTTTATAGTTAGCAGCGGCAAGCTGCATTTCGGCTCCCTTTTTGCCACAAACTGCGGCTTGTATTTTTGCTCCTGCACACCagaggcagcgccggcggccgctACGGCCACGGAATCGGATGCCGACTCGGCCAGCTCCGCAGACCGCGGAGGTGGCGAGGATGAGGTTGAGTACATAAAAGAGCGTATTCTCTTCACGGACGTGGCGTCCCTTCTACCCTCCATCTTCCTGGAGCAGAATGGAACGGCCACGCCGTTCATACAGGGCATCCCAAACGGCGTTGTGGCCCCGACGGCCCTGCAGGTGTTCACAGTGCAGCTCAGCACGGTGTTGCAGTTCTTACAGCTTCACAACGTTGCCGTGAAGCGGCCGAAAAGGTCAGCCGCGGAGACCGAgaaaggcggcgccggcgcggtgCAAGAAGCGCCCTGCATTGACGTCGTGCAAAAGCACGAGTTCGATCTCGTCTGCAAGTTACCTCCCAGCCTCGACACGCTCAAGTTTtgcgcgctgctgtggcgcctGTGggtccagcgcctccacgaCCTCGGCCGCCCACTTGAGAACCCCGCCGTTCACTACGCGGAGCCGCACTGAGAGCACCCCCAGTGCCCTTGAGCGCTCGATGCCCAAGCGTTATTGTGTCTTCCGTGAATGCTTCCTCTCTGCTGTGTTTCTATTTGGTGTAGCCTAGCACATTTTGACCTAGCGAACTAGAAAGAAACCCGTTGCGTTCAActccgcctcgcagccgcccccccccccttccccgaTGACCGGGGACACCTCAGCGCGAGGCGTCGCAGGGGCAGGCACCCACGATGtagaaggggggggggggcagagcaTAGTTgccgatgtcggcggccaggtcctggacggcgttgcgtcggTGCGAACTGCAACGATGGATACGCTTTTACAGCCCACATGACGGGCGAAGCGCCAACGTGGCTCAAGCCAATCCAATTCCCGGCCACCAACCCCTACCTTCGCGGAGCCCAAATGCCAACCTGAAAGGATGCGCTGGGCGGCTGCAGGGCGaccggcggcgcggcgggtgggtggggcacAAGCCCTCGCGTGACcgggccgccgtggcggatACGCCTGCGGCTGCCCCAAACCACCCGGGTGGTTTAGCGGCCAACTGGGGCCCCGCCAGCGCAAAACACTGCGCACGCCAAAAACAAAAACCACTCGCTTTCGTGGGCCTGCCCCACGCCTCGCCTGGCGGGGGCGTGCACCCTCCCTCCGCGCCCAGGGGCGCGCCGGCCCGCCAGCCCcggaccccccccccgcgaGCCGAATGACCCTACCCAAAGCCCACCCCCAACCACCCCCCCCTTTACCCCAACCCAAAACCCCGCAAGAAAACATGGCGAAACTCCTCGTAGCAAACGCTAGCGCCTGGCAACCTTCACCGGAACAAttcagcagcgctgtcgagcagctgcacaaaGAAGATTCCGTTCGCCGCGCAATCGAGTCGGCGCGGGCTTCCGCCACGCGCCAAGGTTCAAAGCATCCGAATCCAGAAAACAAAGCACGCCTCCTGGCCAGGCATCTCCTCCTGTGCGAGCTAACCGATTCTGGAAACACGCAAGCCAACCGTCAGCTTTGCAAGAGAGACGTACGTCTTCCTATCTCAGCATTTGGAAAGCCACTCACGGCACCGTACCAAGACGGAAATTACAGTGTCACACACGTGGCCGAGTGGGTGTGCTGCGCCCACTCAACGGCCGCTCCTCTCGGAGTTGACGTGGCCGCTGTACATCCTCAAGAGAGCGCCACATTTTCGCTTTGCTTGTCAAACGAAGAGCTTGCACAAGCAGAAGCGGTACCGCGCAAGCAGTGGCCGTCTCTCTTTGCGCTTTTCTGGACTTTAAAGGAAGCTGTGTTAAAGGCCCTCGGCTTGGGCCTCTCGACAAGGCTGCAAATGTGCGATATCTGCCTTGACAGCGTCAAGCTAGAAAACCTATCGGTCCTTCCAAACGTGGAACCGGCGTCCATTTACACTGCACCAAAGCACCGTCTGATGGTCTCACTGCAGGGTAACACTAAGCAGCCGTGGGCTTGCTCGTGTTTCATGCTCCCCGGAGACCCTCCTCACATTTTGTCAGTGGTCCTTCGGGAAGAGTTGATGAACGGTATCATTGAGGTAATGTTTGTGTCTCCTCAAACTGCGCTCCGGAATTAGATTATCGAGGGGCCTACGCTAGTAGCCGCTGTTATGTCTACAATCACAATACGTGCGCACTTTCGAAACTGTGAGCGTGAGCAGTCACTTACCGCTTTCCGAACGGCACTAACGTCCCCAACACTCCTATGTCGCTCATTCAAAAACATTATCCGAAAGGGGGAATGAGCTGATGCAAACGCCTCCCTTTTTCCTGGGGTACGGTGCCTTTCTGCTGCTTGTGAAGGTCAGGCCTCCAGCGCTGATAACCTTCACCCGTTCACACTCCACATATTGCTCAGCGTATCTCATCATCCCCTCATTTCGCtttgctctttttttcctgaTGAAGGCTTCCTTGTCAACTTCGCTGGCGTTTTCACCAACGCCAAGCAAGTAAACCACGTTTCGCTgcaccgaaaaaaaaatgcggCCACTTAGAAAGGCATCACACGGCTTGTTTCCGCGCTCAGTATCCACAGAAGGGCCGCTCTCCACGCGATGGAAGTATCAGCCACGATCCAAGGCAGAGTTTTGGGGGCTTGTACTCGGCGCCTCTGTCTTTCCGATTTCCGTCTGTGTCATGAACTGGTATGAAAACCGTAAACTGGAGAAACCAGAGCTCGCTCCGGAGTTTCAGTCCATGCAGTCAGTATCCCTAAAGCCAAAAGCCCAGCTTGGTGGACCGTTTCGATTGCGGGAGAGCCGAACCGGGAAGTACATAACCAATGAAGAACTCTTCCAGAACAAGTGGACACTGCTGTATTTTGGTTTTTCCAAGTGTTCTGAGATTTGCCCCAGCACGCTAAGGTTTATCTCCGAGGTGATGAAAGCCTGCGATGCGGAATACGGCTCCGACGCAAAGCTGGCCGCAGAAGAAAAGAATCTCCAGGCCGTTTTCCTTAGTATTGATTTTATTCGCGACAAGCCGGATGTCATCGAGCAGTTTGTACGCAAATACGATCCGCGTGTTCGCGGACTGTGCGGGACACGGGAGGAGGTAGAGGCGGCTGCACGCGCTTGGAGGGTTTACTACTCGTCTGTGGACGAAACCGATGAGGAGCGCAACGCTCGCGAGGCGGCcggtgtggcggcgccacaAATTGACGACACTTATCAGTTCGatcacagcagcgccatttACCTGGTGGGGCCAGACGGCAAAATGAAGGACTTTTTCTTTAAGGAAATGGGGCTCAAAGATACGGTAAGCCGAATCGGAATTCATTACAGTGACGTTTACGGCTTCAGTGATACCCGCCAGGCTCCGAGGCCGTGATTCTGtcccacaaaaaaaaatggcaCATGCTCTTTGCCGTGCTGTCTAGCCCTTTACCATCAGCCACAACTGGTGGTGTGGtttctttttgtttgtttgtctTGATCCTTATGCGCGGCTTACCGTGTTGTCACACTCAGATGCGCCCATCTGTATGCGGCCCATCACTTGGAGCTACAGAACTCCCTGCATCACATGAAAATGTCACAAGACTCACGAGAAAAGCTCGTTGATGCTCCTTCCGTCTCTGAACAAGGTCAGTATGCATCTTTACCTCCTGGTCTTCAGTCACTCTCTATATGGCGCGAACCCAGGGCAACCTGTGCCACGGCCAATGGCGTTCCGGCGGAAACCAAACCAATATCTGCTCCTTTTCCTTCACTCTGACCTCACGCCCTTCCCTGCCCTTCTCTTGTCAAGTCAGTACTTCCTTTTCTCCCTCGGTTAACAGAGGAAGTGAGGTGGTCGGCGCGCAACTCCCGCCGAGCCTGTCTCGCatctccgttttttttttaatATCAACAGCGAAAGGGATCAGCAATACGCTGTCTTTCCAAGCAGTCCTCCCGAAAGCTACGCGCAGCGCTTCTTGGCTTTTCAGATAAACTGGCGTATGCGCAGCATAGAACTGTAATAGAAACAGCAACATTTCTGCTTGTCGTTTCCTACATACATGGTAAGCACATATATAACATGAATCGTTCGAAATGGTCGTTGCGGCGTCTTATTCTGGGTCTCAGCGTTGAGGACGCACAGAGCAAGTTCGACACTCCAGAGTCTCGCGGCATTCTTCGCGTAGCGCACGAGCGGTATAATCAGGGCATTTATCACGAGCTTCAAAtcgcacagcggcagcgcaatGGGCTCGCCCCGGAGCGCAAATGTCACATCAGTCGCTTTACAAAACCAAGTGTTCCAGGCTTTCAAGCGTATCTGAAAGGCTCCCCAGATGACTATGTGATCCGTGAAGTTTGGGATGACGATGACAATGTCGGCGTTGGGGAAAGTGGTGCGGTGAGGGCAAAGGACGAAGTGACCCTTAgtcacagcagcgccatcagcagcgcacca
It encodes:
- a CDS encoding phosphopantetheinyl transferase-like protein, which produces MAKLLVANASAWQPSPEQFSSAVEQLHKEDSVRRAIESARASATRQGSKHPNPENKARLLARHLLLCELTDSGNTQANRQLCKRDVRLPISAFGKPLTAPYQDGNYSVTHVAEWVCCAHSTAAPLGVDVAAVHPQESATFSLCLSNEELAQAEAVPRKQWPSLFALFWTLKEAVLKALGLGLSTRLQMCDICLDSVKLENLSVLPNVEPASIYTAPKHRLMVSLQGNTKQPWACSCFMLPGDPPHILSVVLREELMNGIIEVMFVSPQTALRN
- a CDS encoding cytochrome c oxidase assembly factor-like protein translates to MNWYENRKLEKPELAPEFQSMQSVSLKPKAQLGGPFRLRESRTGKYITNEELFQNKWTLLYFGFSKCSEICPSTLRFISEVMKACDAEYGSDAKLAAEEKNLQAVFLSIDFIRDKPDVIEQFVRKYDPRVRGLCGTREEVEAAARAWRVYYSSVDETDEERNAREAAGVAAPQIDDTYQFDHSSAIYLVGPDGKMKDFFFKEMGLKDTVSRIGIHYSDVYGFSDTRQAPRP